The genomic window ATGTTCCGATATACCCGCAAGCACGTATTTATAatgtgtacaatataaatttcagGTCGATGGAGAAGATCAACAATCACATGCCAACACCCTTAACGTTGCAATGTTTTTGCGAAGATTGTATAAATGATATACCGAGCACAAGTAGTAGAAGAGAAACTCGGCATGTCTACAAATTGTATTCAGTTATTATGCACCAGGGAGCAACAATGACGGCAGGTCATTATGTGGCGTACACTCGATTACCGGACGAATCTGCATTGtctgaatattttaattgcgAACGTGATAATAAGCGGCAAACTCCAACacaaaataatagtaatacaACATCGGACAAATCATCTGGTTTAATGAAATTCTTTAGATCGAAATCAAATGTCAGTGAAAACAAAGAACAATTAAATGTAATAAGAGTTGGCTGTCGCAGCATGGAGTGTTGTGGTATTCGTAGAAGTAAACATGGTGGGTCATGGCTAGAGTGTGACGACGAAGTAGTTAGGATAATTCCACTGCgcgaatttgaagaaaaattggcTCCAAATCCGCGTAATTCCGCAACGCCCTACTTGTTATTTTACGTCAGGTCGACGACATAAGCATTCCTCTGTGCAATTAGACTAATTAAtagtttataattaaataaatctaAGATTTAGACGTGACAAATTGTCATTTGATGAAACATTTATGTACAGAAAAGAATCACATGCGGCAGAATTGAAGCATAAATATTGGAAATCTTACAAAAGTGTGAATCACGttgaaatttccaaattagGGGATACTACTTTCACTATGATCACCATATTTACTGCTGTAACCCGAAGTATTtataactttattttttaaaacggtTTAGTACCTGGGCTAAGTGTATGGCTGCAAATACATTTTTAGTGCACGTATAACGATTGCTTTATACTATATGTGCGACCTAGTTTTCCAAATATTAATGAAAGGGAAATTTGTTGATTTGTACAATCGTACTTGCTTATACCTATACACTTGGAAATCGTAAGTAGATGAATTTATAaaagaacaaataaatatatttctagtTAAACGCGAGAAGAAAATGAGGGGAATAGCAGATGTAGACGtcgaatattaaaatttccTAAGATATTATGGACATCAAATATCTCGTTAAATATCTAGTTGTCCgtagaataaatgaaaacatgTATTTCGTCGTGTAAACATCGACGTTTTTAGTATTTGGTGCAGGTATGTATTGTATACATCCGTATTATGTAGAACTTGAAACTTTGTTGCAAAAATGAATATACAAATTGATACCTCCCACCACAGATCCATACGATGCAGGTAATAGAATGTAGCATTCACTACCTCAAAATAATCTGTTACACTCCATTTTaacgtttcaatttcatcttagatatttttataagtTCGTCACACGTTCTTCCAATACTCTGTTAGGTATGCTGACAAATTTGTTACTGACCTCTTAAGTTTATAGATGGATAACTGCGTTCGCGGGGTACTctcgttatttcaattcaaaataatataagtatacaaaGTTTAAATgacatacaaaaaaattgtcgttttGCAAGGAATATGACTCAATATTTAGTACTTCCGTTTAAACCAGTGAATAGTTTAAGTTCgcgaaagaaattgaatacCTGACAAATCCAATCATGAATTCGAAATACCCAACAGTAACATCTCTTTAGGcattaaatataatttagtTACCTTTACTCTGCCCAGTACAAAATGCTGCTGAAGTTCACCAATGATTTTAATCATTGAACTGTTTTTAAATAGTACTCTGACTGCTATGATGTAATATAAGGCatatacacttttttttttacttataaattttgaaatatattttcaaaaatgaatgaatcaattttgTGATTGCACCGTATTTATTTTCGTGCCCAGAGCAATGTAATGGTTTTCGACTTCCAAACGTTTCTGgcgtatatatttttgttgaaCACGTGGAAGTTTATATTTGACGTTACAAATATCGTTGTATTAAGAATAAGAGTTGATAGTGCGCTACCATTGGTTTGGTTTGATGAATCCGAATCTGTTGTTAAATTGTAGCCAGCACACCCAACTGGTTGTGAAtaacattattttaaaaattttattttgaatatgtTCAAACATGATGATTCAATATAATGTACTCATTAAGCACATGCGATGCGGTAAAGTGACAAGAAATTTTACAGCTTTCCATAACTTGTTATTAGTTATTTATGTTCtttaatgaattaaaaactATATAGTCGAAGTGAATTTGTATAGGAAGATATAAAATAGCATTGCTACATCTTCGTAAGTTCATATAAATTTGTATCTAATAATATTTGcaaattgtttaattttttgtaaaacgtATATTGTTATCGAACAATAAAGATCATCATTAATAACTAATGAAACACTAacatatttatcaaatttaagTACCCATTCTATAATCGGTGactattgaaaatattcaattgaaaaaccTATTATGCAGTGTTTCAAATCTTATTACcgtattgttaattttttttaacaacagaTAGGTCCACATTTCtcgtgtataaaattataaattagttACCTAGTTCCAGGGTCAGCTGCCCCATGTTGTCATCATTCATTATTCGTCAGCCATGTTGATGTGGACATCACTATCTTCTGCTAAAAAAACGCACACGGATACAATATCAGTTATCTTAATGTATGTGAATTGACATTTGCACTGTATATCAGTCTTGACATCGCAAGCATAGACATGATACGAGATGCAGTTTGCATTGTCATAAATATTAGACTTGATTTAGCATTACTGAAAGTAATCTCTCACCACTAGTATAAAGTGACATGTGATCTAGACAAGATCTGAGTAAATTCTACAGACATTCATTGGCTCGATAggagaagttttttttctattgaataatttgtattGCTCTCGCTATTATcgaaaatgaaagtaaaattcagGATTGCGGTACTTTTACTTTGCTTTATCTCAAAATCAACATTCGGCGATACAATTGATAACGAAGTAGACCAGTGCTCATTACCGGAAAATTTggtgaaagaaattgaaagcTATGCCCCGACTgttaacaaaataataaacgaaacTGTTAATGGATTGTATAAGGGTACAACATGGCAAGAGTTGGCCACATTTGTCGATAAGTTTGGTCCACGTTTATCTGGTAGTCAGGTTCTTGAAAGTGCTATTGACTACATGCTCGATAAGTTGGTCAAACATGGATTGGAAAATGTGCACGGCGAAGAAGCAGTTTTACCTCATTGGGTCAGGTACATTACTTCGTTGTGTTCTAAAAAAAAGCGCAAGGAATAAATATGGTTTGATTTTTACAGAGGTAAAGAATCCGCTACCTTGCTTCAACCAAGAGTGAAAGATATTGCGATGCTTGGATTGGGGTACAGTGTCGGAACGCCCACAGGAGGCATTACTGCGTTAGCCATCGTACTAAAGAGTTTCGATGAACTTCGTCAACGACGCAATGAGGTGCTATAAAATTCTTGCAGACATACTTGGACAAATTTTAcgttttctcttcttttcataTAAAAACGTAGTACATATGATGGATAATTTTTAGGTGCCTGGAAAGATAGTTGTTTATAATCAAGATTTTGTGAGTTATGAAGAAACTGTTATATACAGAAGCAGGGGAGCGTCAGAAGCTGCAAAATTTGGCGCAGTGGCAGTCTTGATCAGATCTATCACACCAGTTTCTATCTACTCACCACATACTGGCATGATGACTTATCAACCAAATATTACTAAAATTCCAGCTGCGTGTATCACAATTGAAGATGCGGCCATGTTAAACAGAATGGCTGACAGAGGTAACAAGCATGTCGATAATCTCCCATACTTACGTTA from Neodiprion lecontei isolate iyNeoLeco1 chromosome 1, iyNeoLeco1.1, whole genome shotgun sequence includes these protein-coding regions:
- the LOC107223009 gene encoding carboxypeptidase Q, producing MKVKFRIAVLLLCFISKSTFGDTIDNEVDQCSLPENLVKEIESYAPTVNKIINETVNGLYKGTTWQELATFVDKFGPRLSGSQVLESAIDYMLDKLVKHGLENVHGEEAVLPHWVRGKESATLLQPRVKDIAMLGLGYSVGTPTGGITALAIVLKSFDELRQRRNEVPGKIVVYNQDFVSYEETVIYRSRGASEAAKFGAVAVLIRSITPVSIYSPHTGMMTYQPNITKIPAACITIEDAAMLNRMADRGETIMINIRMEAQSLPAVKSRNTIAEIIGAENPEKVVVVSGHLDSWDVGQGAMDDGGGAFISWNSLRILKALNLRPRRTIRAILWTGEEIGIVGAHQYIQSHKADRQNLQFVMESDIGTFTPIGLAFTGSKEAQCILKKIMNLLEPINATMVRNPNEGPDITEWVDSGVPGASLWNDNGKYFWYHHSNGDTMSVEDPHALDLCAALFAAVSYVMAQLSVDLPHNN